A portion of the Pseudoxanthomonas sp. JBR18 genome contains these proteins:
- a CDS encoding PAS-domain containing protein: MLQGWLLLLVSLGYLGVLFCVAWYGDRHAVYPSRAWLRPVVYSLALGVYCTAWTFYASVGSVVTSGWYYLTIYVGPILLLLFGHGLYARLLRLARAHNVTSIADFIGARYSKSAGLAMLVTFVALVAMLPYVALQYRAVAFSVRALLGPPPENLPAWAGDTSLYAALVLALFAALFGTRKVDATEHHQGLMLAVALESLVKLVAFGVVAWLAWKVLPTLDQAQLRARDLPLDRQQWLAPEFWLQGLLAALGFFCLPRQFQVGVIECADPRDLRWGRWVMIAYLALFAVLVLPIAVASTQVLRPTAMPTDALVLWLTQVEGGRGITLVAYLGGLAAASGMVLVVSVATATMVSNELVMPLLSRVRRLGLEQREDLSRIVLWIRRITIGCIALGAYAYARSQVGQESLATLGFISMVAVVQIAPALLGGLWSRRPTRLAAAAGLVVGMALWAYTLFLPSMVAGTGIGQDWLQHGPFGLALLRPQALLVGEGIDPITHGLLWSLGANLVVYVGLSRLRAPQLHERLWADAFLARDSGEAAQPSRERLPSSVRVVDLEALMARIVGNEASTRALDEYRQRADQPLPPGAPADRGLLQHVERTLAGALGTRTARVVLASALHRTGVQIEQVMGLLDVTGQELRASRRLLEAMMENVSHGISVADADRRLAAWNRRYQELFDYPPGMLYVGRPIADLIRYNVERGELGALTPEQIDAQIRKRESHMASGSAYRAQRMRRNGQVLESRGMPMPGGGYVTTFTDVTDYKRVESELRALTGNLEARVAERTAELEQALEAQRRAKQEAQVANVSKNRLLAAASHDLLQPMNAARLFVSALRDHPGLDAQAASLAERVDASLRAAEDLLDSLLGLSRLESGALTPDVRAFALQPFLEALAEQFAPLAARRGLQFRVHAPPGLVVSSDRKLLLRVAQNLIGNALRYTARGGVLVGVRRRGDGLQLLVADTGPGIAQELHARIFEEFSRVEQASPWGEKGMGLGLNICVRIARLLEAPLTLRSTPGRGSVFALGLRLATVAAPRADARIEVAPRGRLAGLRVLCLDNDPEILHGMQALLERWGVQVQVAQDVEQAQEVLRCVQVDAILADYQLDDGQTSLDALPRLAALSTAPVAIIAADPGEAVERDTEQRGIPLLRKPVKPAMLRAWLAALPRRAGEDAQAPA; this comes from the coding sequence CTGCTGCAGGGCTGGCTGTTGTTGCTGGTGTCGCTGGGCTATCTGGGCGTGCTGTTCTGCGTGGCCTGGTACGGCGATCGCCATGCCGTGTATCCCAGCCGCGCCTGGCTGCGGCCGGTGGTCTACAGCCTGGCGCTGGGCGTGTACTGCACAGCCTGGACCTTCTACGCCTCGGTCGGCAGCGTGGTCACCAGCGGTTGGTACTACCTGACCATCTACGTCGGGCCGATCCTGCTGCTGCTGTTCGGCCATGGCCTCTATGCGCGCCTGCTGCGTCTGGCGCGTGCCCACAACGTCACTTCCATCGCCGACTTCATCGGCGCGCGCTACAGCAAGAGTGCCGGGCTGGCGATGCTGGTGACCTTCGTGGCGCTGGTGGCAATGCTGCCCTACGTGGCCCTGCAGTACCGCGCGGTGGCCTTTTCGGTGCGTGCGCTGTTGGGACCACCGCCGGAAAACCTGCCGGCCTGGGCCGGCGATACCTCGCTGTATGCGGCCCTGGTGCTGGCACTGTTCGCCGCGCTGTTCGGCACGCGCAAGGTCGATGCCACCGAACATCACCAGGGCCTGATGCTGGCCGTGGCACTGGAATCGCTGGTCAAGCTGGTGGCTTTCGGCGTGGTGGCCTGGCTGGCCTGGAAGGTGCTGCCAACGCTGGACCAGGCGCAGCTGCGCGCGCGCGATCTGCCGCTGGACCGGCAGCAGTGGCTGGCGCCGGAGTTCTGGCTGCAGGGGCTGCTGGCCGCACTGGGGTTCTTCTGCCTGCCGCGGCAGTTCCAGGTGGGGGTGATCGAATGCGCAGACCCGCGCGACCTGCGCTGGGGGCGTTGGGTGATGATCGCCTACCTGGCGCTGTTCGCCGTCCTGGTGCTGCCCATCGCGGTGGCCTCCACCCAGGTGCTGCGCCCGACCGCGATGCCCACCGATGCCCTGGTGCTGTGGCTGACCCAGGTCGAGGGCGGGCGCGGGATCACGCTGGTGGCTTACCTGGGCGGTCTGGCCGCGGCCAGTGGCATGGTCCTGGTGGTCAGCGTGGCCACCGCCACCATGGTCAGCAACGAGCTGGTCATGCCGCTGCTCTCGCGGGTGCGCAGGCTGGGCCTGGAGCAGCGCGAGGATCTGAGCCGCATCGTGCTGTGGATCCGGCGCATCACCATCGGCTGCATCGCCCTGGGCGCCTACGCCTATGCGCGCAGCCAGGTGGGGCAGGAAAGTCTGGCGACGCTGGGGTTCATCTCGATGGTGGCCGTGGTCCAGATCGCACCGGCCCTGCTGGGTGGCCTGTGGTCGCGCCGGCCGACCCGGCTGGCGGCTGCGGCCGGGCTGGTGGTGGGCATGGCGCTATGGGCCTACACCCTGTTCCTGCCCAGCATGGTGGCCGGCACCGGCATTGGCCAGGACTGGCTCCAGCATGGGCCGTTCGGACTGGCGCTGCTGCGGCCGCAGGCGCTGCTGGTGGGCGAGGGGATCGACCCGATCACCCACGGGCTGCTGTGGTCGCTGGGCGCCAACCTGGTGGTCTACGTGGGCCTGAGCCGGCTGCGTGCGCCGCAGCTGCACGAGCGTTTGTGGGCCGATGCGTTCCTGGCGCGCGACTCGGGCGAGGCGGCCCAGCCCTCGCGTGAGCGCCTGCCGTCTTCGGTGCGGGTGGTGGACCTGGAAGCGCTGATGGCGCGCATCGTGGGCAATGAAGCCTCCACGCGTGCGCTGGACGAATACCGCCAGCGCGCCGACCAACCGCTGCCACCGGGCGCCCCGGCCGATCGCGGCCTGCTGCAGCACGTCGAACGCACCCTGGCCGGTGCGCTGGGCACGCGTACCGCGCGGGTCGTGCTGGCCAGTGCCCTGCATCGCACCGGCGTGCAGATCGAGCAGGTCATGGGCCTGCTGGATGTCACCGGACAGGAACTACGCGCCAGCCGCCGGTTGCTCGAAGCGATGATGGAAAACGTCAGCCATGGCATCTCGGTGGCCGATGCCGATCGCCGCCTGGCGGCATGGAACCGTCGCTACCAGGAGCTGTTCGATTACCCACCCGGCATGCTCTACGTGGGCCGCCCGATCGCCGACCTGATCCGCTACAACGTCGAACGCGGCGAACTGGGAGCGCTGACGCCCGAGCAGATCGACGCGCAGATCCGCAAGCGCGAATCGCACATGGCCAGCGGCTCGGCCTATCGCGCCCAGCGCATGCGCCGCAACGGGCAGGTGCTCGAATCGCGCGGAATGCCGATGCCCGGTGGCGGCTATGTCACCACCTTCACCGACGTCACCGACTACAAGCGGGTGGAAAGCGAGCTGCGCGCACTGACCGGCAACCTGGAAGCGCGCGTGGCCGAGCGCACTGCCGAACTGGAGCAGGCCCTGGAGGCGCAGCGCCGGGCCAAGCAGGAGGCGCAGGTGGCCAACGTCTCCAAGAACCGCCTGCTGGCCGCGGCCAGCCACGACCTGCTGCAGCCGATGAACGCCGCGCGCCTGTTCGTCTCGGCCTTGCGCGACCATCCCGGCCTGGATGCACAGGCCGCCAGCCTGGCCGAGCGCGTGGACGCCTCGCTGCGCGCGGCCGAGGACCTGCTCGACAGTCTGCTGGGCCTCTCGCGCCTGGAATCCGGTGCGCTGACCCCGGACGTGCGCGCCTTCGCCCTGCAGCCGTTCCTGGAGGCGCTGGCCGAACAATTCGCGCCGCTGGCCGCGCGTCGCGGCCTGCAGTTCCGCGTGCACGCGCCGCCGGGGCTGGTGGTGTCCAGCGATCGCAAGCTGCTCCTGCGCGTGGCCCAGAACCTGATCGGCAACGCGCTGCGCTATACCGCCCGCGGCGGTGTGCTGGTCGGCGTGCGCCGCCGCGGCGATGGCCTGCAGCTGCTGGTGGCCGACACCGGCCCGGGCATCGCCCAGGAGCTGCATGCGCGGATCTTCGAGGAGTTCAGCCGGGTCGAACAGGCCAGTCCCTGGGGCGAGAAGGGCATGGGCCTGGGCCTGAACATCTGCGTGCGCATCGCGCGTCTGCTGGAGGCGCCCTTGACCCTGCGCAGCACGCCGGGACGCGGCAGCGTGTTCGCCCTGGGCCTGCGCCTGGCCACCGTGGCGGCGCCGCGCGCCGATGCGCGCATCGAGGTGGCCCCGCGCGGGCGCCTGGCCGGTCTGCGCGTGCTGTGCCTGGACAACGATCCTGAGATCCTGCACGGCATGCAGGCGCTGCTGGAGCGCTGGGGCGTGCAGGTGCAGGTCGCGCAGGACGTGGAGCAGGCGCAAGAAGTGCTGCGGTGCGTGCAGGTCGACGCGATCCTGGCCGACTACCAGCTCGACGACGGCCAAACCTCGCTGGACGCCTTGCCCCGGCTCGCCGCCCTCAGCACCGCGCCGGTGGCGATCATCGCGGCCGATCCAGGCGAGGCGGTGGAACGCGACACCGAGCAGCGCGGCATCCCGCTGCTGCGCAAGCCGGTCAAGCCGGCGATGCTGCGCGCGTGGCTGGCGGCCCTGCCACGCCGCGCGGGCGAGGACGCCCAGGCGCCGGCCTGA
- a CDS encoding response regulator transcription factor produces the protein MHPTPTQLLIADDHPLFREALVRAIERVMPHARVDEADSVETLMALVEAHPGAELLLLDLDIPGAHGFSALAHLRGVRPQLPVVIVSAREDQGTIQRAMALGAAGFIPKSANLSVLDEALDALLAGDEWLPPGITAAPCADAEETALARRVSELTPQQFRVLGMVCQGLLNKQIAWEMGLAPTTVKVHVSAILRKLDVGTRTQAVMLMHRLASDPASPPPVPQDGDED, from the coding sequence ATGCATCCCACGCCCACCCAACTGCTGATCGCCGACGACCATCCGCTGTTCCGCGAGGCGCTGGTGCGGGCCATCGAACGGGTGATGCCGCACGCGCGCGTGGACGAGGCCGACAGCGTGGAAACCCTGATGGCGCTGGTCGAGGCGCATCCGGGTGCGGAGCTGCTGCTGCTCGACCTGGACATCCCCGGGGCACACGGCTTCAGCGCGCTGGCCCACCTGCGCGGCGTGCGCCCGCAGCTGCCGGTGGTGATCGTGTCGGCACGCGAGGATCAGGGCACCATCCAGCGCGCGATGGCCCTGGGCGCGGCGGGCTTCATTCCCAAATCGGCCAACCTGTCGGTTCTGGACGAGGCGCTCGACGCCTTGCTCGCCGGCGACGAGTGGCTGCCGCCGGGCATCACCGCCGCGCCCTGCGCCGATGCGGAGGAAACCGCGCTGGCCCGTCGGGTCTCCGAGCTGACCCCGCAGCAGTTCCGGGTGCTGGGCATGGTCTGCCAGGGCCTGCTCAACAAGCAGATCGCCTGGGAAATGGGCCTGGCGCCGACCACGGTGAAGGTCCATGTCAGCGCGATCCTGCGCAAGCTCGATGTCGGCACCCGCACCCAGGCGGTGATGCTGATGCATCGCCTGGCGTCCGATCCGGCCTCGCCCCCGCCCGTCCCGCAGGACGGCGACGAGGACTGA
- a CDS encoding DcaP family trimeric outer membrane transporter encodes MNIKPVRTQGLRRQRLALAVLSSLAVAPMAHAQSNTEAELRARMSQMETMMQEMKTELDALKAEKAAAVAAPAPAPTATAAQLDGMGKSKSSIQSTTIVPKGDGATFSYGGFVRAEAIYTKTPDGEIAENSLGRRQYAPSSIPIGGDGEGIDLNTTAQHSRFWFTLDNTTANGDKVKGHIEMDFGTDLNGNQSSTNSYTPRLRHAYVSWNNWLAGQTWSNFQDPSVLPEAGPILGPTEGTVFVRQVQLRYTRGPWVFSIENPETILGPYQGGSRISSDDNNIPDVTARYTAKGSDGQFSVAGIVRQLRYQTLAGSTNATGYGVSASGKMALGKRDAIMGMLTAGKGIGRYLGYSLNPDGTLDASGDIDAQGVVAGFVGWRHGFSPKLRSNVYYSMASYDNDVDITGLAINKSSRSAHANLIYSPVSNVDIGSELIWGRREIESGDSGELYRIHSFVKYSF; translated from the coding sequence ATGAATATCAAACCAGTCCGTACCCAGGGGCTGCGCCGGCAGCGCCTGGCGCTGGCCGTGTTGTCCAGCCTGGCCGTCGCGCCGATGGCCCATGCGCAGAGCAATACCGAGGCCGAGCTGCGCGCGCGCATGAGCCAGATGGAAACGATGATGCAGGAGATGAAGACCGAGCTGGACGCGCTCAAGGCCGAGAAGGCCGCGGCGGTCGCCGCGCCGGCACCTGCGCCGACCGCCACCGCGGCGCAGCTGGACGGCATGGGCAAGTCCAAGTCGTCCATCCAGTCCACCACCATCGTGCCCAAGGGCGACGGGGCGACCTTCAGCTATGGCGGCTTCGTACGCGCCGAGGCCATCTACACCAAGACGCCCGATGGCGAGATCGCCGAGAACAGCCTGGGCCGCCGCCAGTACGCGCCCAGCTCCATCCCGATCGGCGGCGATGGCGAAGGCATCGACCTGAACACCACCGCCCAGCACTCGCGTTTCTGGTTCACCCTGGACAACACCACGGCCAATGGCGACAAGGTCAAGGGTCATATCGAGATGGACTTCGGCACCGATCTCAACGGCAACCAGTCCAGCACCAACAGCTACACCCCACGTCTGCGCCACGCCTACGTGAGCTGGAACAACTGGTTGGCCGGCCAGACCTGGTCCAACTTCCAGGATCCCTCGGTGCTGCCCGAAGCCGGCCCGATCCTGGGCCCGACCGAGGGCACGGTGTTCGTGCGCCAGGTCCAATTGCGCTACACCCGCGGGCCGTGGGTGTTCAGTATCGAAAATCCGGAAACCATCCTGGGGCCCTACCAGGGCGGCAGCCGCATCAGCAGCGACGACAACAACATCCCGGACGTCACCGCGCGCTACACCGCCAAGGGGAGCGACGGCCAGTTCAGCGTCGCCGGCATCGTGCGCCAGCTGCGTTACCAGACCCTGGCCGGCAGCACCAACGCGACCGGCTACGGCGTGAGCGCCTCGGGCAAGATGGCCCTGGGCAAGCGCGACGCGATCATGGGCATGCTCACCGCCGGCAAGGGCATTGGCCGCTACCTGGGCTATTCGCTCAATCCCGACGGCACCCTGGACGCCAGCGGCGACATCGACGCCCAGGGCGTGGTGGCCGGCTTCGTCGGCTGGCGGCATGGCTTCAGCCCCAAGCTGCGCAGCAACGTCTACTACTCGATGGCCAGCTACGACAACGACGTGGACATCACCGGCCTGGCGATCAACAAGTCCTCACGCTCGGCCCACGCCAACCTGATCTATTCGCCGGTCAGCAACGTGGACATCGGCAGTGAGCTGATCTGGGGCCGGCGCGAGATCGAGTCGGGCGATTCCGGCGAGCTCTACCGCATCCATTCGTTCGTCAAATACAGCTTCTGA
- a CDS encoding TAXI family TRAP transporter solute-binding subunit — protein MKSSIRNTLTALALGATLFGVAACSKPQQNVTVLTGGTSGIYYPIGVGITQIIDKNMPDVRSSVQATKATVENVNLIEAGRGEVAIGLADTVDDAYKGNKEIGFDKPLTKLRAIANAYPNYVQIVARADSGIKTLADLKGKRISVGAPKSGTEVNARTIFRGAGMSYDDMTVEFLPYAESVELMKNRQLDATLQSSGLGMAAYRDLAATLPIVFVPVPEDVVKAIGNTAYQPGTIPANTYDGQTEDVPTVKIPNLFFTSADVPEDTVYQITKNIFEHLDQLVTAHAAAKVITLENAPKGLPIPLHPGAEKYYREKGLIK, from the coding sequence ATGAAATCCAGTATCCGCAACACCCTGACCGCCCTGGCCTTGGGCGCAACCCTGTTCGGCGTGGCCGCCTGTTCCAAGCCGCAGCAGAACGTCACCGTCCTGACCGGCGGCACCAGCGGCATCTACTACCCGATCGGCGTAGGCATCACCCAGATCATCGACAAGAACATGCCCGACGTGCGCAGCTCGGTGCAGGCCACCAAGGCCACCGTGGAGAACGTCAACCTGATCGAGGCCGGGCGCGGCGAAGTGGCCATCGGCCTGGCCGACACCGTCGACGATGCCTACAAGGGCAACAAGGAAATCGGCTTCGACAAGCCGCTGACCAAGCTGCGCGCCATCGCCAACGCCTACCCCAACTACGTGCAGATCGTGGCCCGCGCCGATTCGGGCATCAAGACGCTGGCCGACCTGAAGGGTAAGCGCATCTCGGTGGGAGCGCCCAAGTCCGGCACCGAAGTCAACGCACGCACCATCTTCAGGGGCGCGGGCATGAGCTATGACGACATGACCGTGGAGTTCCTGCCCTACGCCGAGTCGGTGGAGCTGATGAAGAACCGCCAGCTCGACGCCACCCTGCAGTCCTCCGGCCTGGGCATGGCCGCCTACCGCGACCTGGCCGCGACCCTGCCGATCGTGTTCGTGCCGGTGCCCGAGGACGTGGTCAAGGCGATCGGCAACACCGCTTACCAGCCGGGCACCATCCCGGCCAACACCTACGACGGCCAGACCGAAGACGTGCCCACGGTGAAGATCCCCAACCTGTTCTTCACCAGCGCCGACGTGCCCGAGGACACCGTCTACCAGATCACCAAGAACATCTTCGAGCATCTGGACCAGCTGGTCACCGCGCACGCGGCGGCCAAGGTGATCACCCTGGAGAACGCGCCCAAGGGCTTGCCGATCCCGCTGCATCCGGGCGCGGAGAAGTACTACCGCGAGAAGGGCCTGATCAAGTAA
- a CDS encoding TRAP transporter permease: MSNQPLLARTEPTDWPRILFFIALAFSVFQIATAGFHLVSSQVLRAMHVGFALLLTFLIFPLRGDGKPNPVLAWVLGALAMAGAAYQWIFEGDLIQRSGTLTPADMVIGVVTIVLVFEAARRVMGWGLPIICLLFLLYAMFGEYIPGAMGHRPFGFDQIVNQLSFGTEGLYGTPTYVSATYIFLFVLFGAFLEQSGMIQLFTDFAMGLFGHRRGGPAKVAVASSAFMGTISGSGVANVVTTGQFTIPLMKRFGYGSAFAGGVEAASSMGSQLMPPVMGAVAFIMAETINVAYVEIVKAAIIPAALYFAAIYWMVQLEANRSDLRGLPKDQCPNPWAAIRLRWYLLIPLAVLVGLLMTGRTPMLAGTIGLALTVLVILGSAIALNLKGMPLRVAFWIALGLIAALALKLGNGPIFIVLAVLAVACFMLKTHGRETLRLSVLALANGARQALPVAVACILVGVIIGVVSLTGIASTFAGFVIDVGRNSLLLSLVLTMVTCLVLGMGIPSIPNYIITSSIAAPALLALGVPLLVSHMFVFYFGILADLTPPVALACFAAAPIARESGLKISFWAIRIVLAGFVLPFMAVYTPALMLQGGTVIGTVYVIFKAVVAIGLWGIAGIGYWRVASPLWERLLMAAAGALLVTALPITDELGFAVAVAAVAIHLVRARRAHAATAAPVA; this comes from the coding sequence ATGTCCAACCAGCCCCTGCTTGCCCGCACCGAACCCACCGACTGGCCACGCATCCTGTTCTTCATCGCGCTGGCGTTTTCGGTCTTCCAGATCGCCACGGCCGGCTTCCACCTGGTGTCCTCGCAGGTCCTGCGTGCCATGCACGTGGGGTTCGCCCTGCTGCTGACCTTCCTGATCTTCCCGCTGCGCGGTGACGGCAAGCCCAATCCTGTCCTGGCCTGGGTGCTGGGAGCGCTGGCGATGGCCGGGGCGGCCTACCAATGGATCTTCGAGGGCGACCTGATCCAGCGTTCGGGCACGCTGACCCCGGCGGACATGGTGATCGGCGTGGTGACCATCGTGCTGGTGTTCGAGGCCGCGCGCCGGGTCATGGGCTGGGGCCTGCCGATCATCTGCCTGCTGTTCCTGCTCTATGCGATGTTCGGCGAGTACATCCCCGGCGCGATGGGGCACCGGCCGTTCGGCTTCGACCAGATCGTCAACCAGCTGTCCTTCGGCACCGAAGGGCTCTACGGCACGCCGACCTATGTTTCGGCGACCTACATCTTCCTGTTCGTGCTGTTCGGGGCCTTCCTTGAGCAGTCCGGCATGATCCAGCTGTTCACGGATTTCGCCATGGGCCTGTTTGGCCATCGTCGCGGCGGCCCGGCCAAGGTGGCCGTCGCCTCTTCGGCGTTCATGGGCACCATTTCCGGTTCAGGCGTGGCCAACGTGGTCACCACCGGCCAGTTCACCATCCCGCTGATGAAGCGCTTCGGTTACGGCTCGGCCTTCGCCGGTGGCGTGGAGGCTGCATCCAGCATGGGCAGCCAGCTGATGCCGCCGGTCATGGGCGCGGTGGCCTTCATCATGGCCGAGACCATCAACGTGGCCTATGTGGAGATCGTCAAGGCGGCGATCATTCCGGCCGCGCTGTACTTCGCGGCGATCTACTGGATGGTCCAACTGGAGGCCAACCGCTCGGATCTGCGCGGCCTGCCCAAGGACCAGTGCCCCAATCCGTGGGCCGCCATTCGCCTGCGCTGGTATCTGCTGATCCCCTTGGCGGTCCTGGTCGGCCTGCTGATGACCGGACGCACGCCGATGCTGGCCGGCACGATCGGTCTGGCGTTGACGGTGCTGGTGATCCTGGGCTCGGCCATCGCGCTGAACCTCAAGGGCATGCCGCTGCGGGTAGCCTTCTGGATCGCCCTGGGACTGATCGCCGCGCTAGCGCTCAAGCTGGGCAACGGCCCGATCTTCATCGTCCTGGCGGTGCTGGCCGTGGCCTGTTTCATGCTCAAGACCCACGGCCGCGAGACCCTGCGCCTGAGCGTGCTGGCCCTGGCCAACGGCGCGCGCCAGGCGCTGCCGGTGGCGGTGGCCTGCATCCTGGTCGGGGTGATCATCGGCGTGGTCTCGCTGACCGGCATCGCCAGCACCTTCGCCGGCTTTGTGATCGACGTGGGCCGCAACAGCCTGCTGCTGTCGCTGGTGCTGACCATGGTCACCTGCCTGGTGCTGGGCATGGGCATCCCCAGCATTCCCAACTACATCATCACCAGTTCCATCGCCGCTCCGGCACTGCTGGCCCTGGGCGTGCCGCTGCTGGTCTCGCACATGTTCGTCTTCTACTTCGGCATCCTGGCCGACCTGACCCCGCCGGTGGCGCTGGCCTGCTTCGCCGCCGCGCCGATCGCGCGCGAGTCGGGGTTGAAGATCAGCTTCTGGGCGATCCGGATCGTGTTGGCCGGGTTCGTGCTGCCGTTCATGGCGGTCTACACCCCGGCGCTGATGCTGCAGGGTGGCACGGTGATCGGCACGGTGTACGTGATCTTCAAGGCAGTGGTGGCCATCGGCCTGTGGGGGATCGCCGGCATCGGCTACTGGCGTGTCGCCTCTCCGCTGTGGGAGCGCCTGCTCATGGCCGCGGCCGGGGCGCTGCTGGTGACCGCACTGCCCATCACCGATGAGCTGGGCTTTGCCGTGGCGGTGGCGGCGGTGGCCATCCACCTGGTGCGCGCGCGCCGCGCCCATGCGGCCACGGCAGCGCCCGTCGCATGA
- a CDS encoding DUF1850 domain-containing protein, which produces MSALCLGLAGVVAAALAVPDSGFTLAWMHSVEKIRWEEHYVVHDDGLVLDRARVQGSGAGMEIPDDATFADGFWTYHPKLPSLQPLRLTRSGYTRDYELCIQGRCESMTALLGPPDARGESAVELWSCRANGATLPANTPRVPSTKD; this is translated from the coding sequence ATGAGTGCGCTGTGCCTGGGGCTGGCGGGGGTGGTGGCCGCCGCCCTGGCCGTGCCCGACAGCGGCTTCACCCTGGCGTGGATGCACAGCGTGGAGAAGATCCGCTGGGAGGAGCACTACGTCGTCCACGACGACGGCCTGGTACTGGACCGGGCGCGGGTGCAGGGCAGCGGGGCGGGGATGGAGATCCCAGACGATGCCACGTTCGCCGATGGCTTCTGGACCTACCACCCCAAGCTGCCGTCCCTGCAGCCGTTGCGGCTGACCCGCAGCGGCTATACGCGCGACTACGAGCTGTGCATCCAGGGCCGATGTGAATCGATGACCGCGCTGCTCGGGCCGCCCGACGCGCGCGGCGAAAGCGCGGTCGAACTGTGGAGCTGCCGGGCGAACGGGGCGACCCTGCCGGCCAATACGCCACGGGTGCCTTCGACCAAAGACTGA
- a CDS encoding DUF2244 domain-containing protein, with the protein MIEIARQGPEGRGAQLTLRPRRALTARQFVVVFALCSGLMWAVAAMGWWAGNVFAPVFALAHSILVAVALRAVWKSGERDEVIAIAPEVVEVRRDAQPTPAFRAHPYWVRLGVREGGERITLSSSGRSVEVGALLGPAERQELATQLRALLAAALRP; encoded by the coding sequence ATGATCGAAATCGCGCGACAGGGTCCGGAAGGACGCGGCGCGCAGCTTACGCTGCGACCCCGCCGGGCCCTGACTGCGCGCCAGTTCGTGGTGGTGTTCGCGCTGTGTTCCGGACTGATGTGGGCGGTGGCCGCGATGGGCTGGTGGGCAGGCAACGTATTCGCCCCGGTCTTCGCGCTGGCGCACAGCATTCTGGTCGCGGTGGCGTTGCGGGCGGTGTGGAAATCCGGGGAGCGCGATGAGGTCATCGCGATCGCCCCGGAGGTGGTGGAGGTGCGGCGTGATGCACAGCCGACCCCCGCGTTCCGGGCCCATCCCTACTGGGTGCGGCTGGGCGTGCGGGAGGGCGGCGAGCGGATCACCTTGTCCTCCAGCGGGCGGTCGGTGGAGGTGGGAGCGCTTCTGGGGCCGGCCGAGCGACAGGAATTGGCAACACAGTTACGCGCTTTACTGGCGGCCGCGCTGCGGCCGTGA
- the coxB gene encoding cytochrome c oxidase subunit II encodes MAQAADPKEWQLNMGKGVTHTARMAYEAHMVALWVCVVIGVIVFGAMGYAMFKFRKSKGAVAAQFSHNTTAELIWTIVPVIILVAMAWPATAKLIAMYDTRDSEMTVKVTGYQWMWKYEYLGQGVEFTSRLDRASDQMRQSGKVPTAASNPHYLLDVDHPLVLPVDTKIRFVITADDVIHSWWVPALGWKQDAIPGLINEAWTNIEQPGVYRGQCAELCGKDHGFMPIVVQAVSKAEFQRWLASKKPAGPVPPAPAEGSPAPDVTPEQAAPSDAGATPTEATPAPAQA; translated from the coding sequence ATGGCCCAGGCCGCCGATCCCAAGGAATGGCAGCTCAACATGGGCAAGGGCGTGACCCATACCGCCCGAATGGCCTATGAGGCGCACATGGTGGCGCTGTGGGTGTGCGTGGTCATCGGCGTCATCGTGTTCGGCGCGATGGGCTATGCGATGTTCAAGTTCCGCAAGTCCAAGGGCGCGGTGGCCGCGCAGTTCAGCCACAACACCACCGCCGAGCTGATCTGGACCATCGTGCCGGTGATCATCCTGGTGGCCATGGCGTGGCCGGCCACGGCCAAGCTGATCGCCATGTACGACACCCGCGATTCGGAAATGACCGTCAAGGTCACCGGCTACCAGTGGATGTGGAAGTACGAGTACCTGGGCCAGGGGGTGGAGTTCACCAGCCGCCTGGACCGCGCCTCGGACCAGATGCGCCAGTCCGGCAAGGTGCCGACCGCGGCCTCCAATCCGCACTACCTGCTGGACGTGGACCATCCGCTGGTGCTGCCGGTGGACACCAAGATCCGCTTCGTGATCACCGCCGATGACGTCATCCACTCGTGGTGGGTGCCGGCGCTGGGCTGGAAGCAGGACGCCATCCCGGGCCTGATCAACGAGGCCTGGACCAACATCGAGCAGCCCGGCGTGTACCGCGGCCAGTGCGCCGAGCTGTGCGGCAAGGACCATGGCTTCATGCCGATCGTGGTGCAGGCGGTGTCCAAGGCCGAGTTCCAGCGGTGGCTGGCCTCGAAGAAGCCGGCAGGCCCGGTGCCGCCGGCCCCGGCCGAAGGCTCGCCCGCCCCGGATGTCACGCCCGAGCAAGCCGCGCCGTCCGACGCTGGCGCCACGCCCACCGAAGCCACGCCTGCGCCCGCGCAGGCCTGA